One window of Salvelinus fontinalis isolate EN_2023a chromosome 19, ASM2944872v1, whole genome shotgun sequence genomic DNA carries:
- the agr1 gene encoding anterior gradient 1 codes for MYRWSLFALLFVTCMEVSIQKKTKKGPQTLSRGWGDDITWVQTYEEALMTMTESKKPLMVIHHLEDCPHSQALKKAFAADKAIQELAQEDFVMLNLIHENTDTNLAPDGHYVPRIIFVDPSMTVRTELVGKYRSHMFAYEPSDIPYLAENMKKAKNLLHTEL; via the exons ATGTATCGGTGGTCTCTCTTTGCCTTGCTTTTTGTCACCTGCATGGAAGTGTCCATACAGAAGAAAACAAAGAAAGGCCCTCAAACTCTCTCAAGAG GATGGGGGGATGACATTACTTGGGTCCAGACCTATGAGGAAGCCCTGATGACAATGACAGAAAG TAAGAAGCCTCTGATGGTCATTCATCACTTGGAGGATTGTCCTCATAGTCAAG CTCTGAAGAAGGCGTTTGCTGCTGATAAAGCCATACAGGAACTTGCCCAAGAGGATTTTGTCATGCTCAATTTGATT CATGAGAATACAGACACCAATCTGGCACCAGATGGCCACTACGTTCCAAGAATTATCTTTGTTG ATCCATCCATGACTGTGCGTACTGAGCTTGTTGGGAAGTACAGGAGCCACATGTTCGCCTACGAGCCGAGCGACATCCCGTACT TGGCCGAGAACATGAAGAAAGCCAAAAATCTACTGCACACTGAACTGTAA